The Kosakonia sp. SMBL-WEM22 sequence GCGCGGCAGATCAATGCCCTGATGGCGACCAGCGGCATGTATCAGAATGCCGGGGAGTTCGCCTTTCGCGTCGGACTGCCAGCGAAGTCGGGCGTCGGAGGGGGGATCGTGGCAATTGTGCCTCATGAAATGGCGATTGCGGTGTGGAGCCCGGAGCTGGACGATGCGGGCAATTCGCTGGCGGGCGTTGCGCTGCTGGAAGCGCTAACCCAGCGGCTGGGGCGATCGGTTTACTGATGGCCGACTTTGATGCGCTGTTTGCCCGCCTTGCGCGCTCAACCTTTCGCTCTCGTTTTCGCTTAGGCGTAAAGGAGCGGCTCTACTGCGAAGAGAAGGGGGCAGAGACGATTGCCGCCCACGCCGCTGATTTTGTTGCCAGGCGCCTTGCGCCAGCGCTGCCGCATAATGACGGTAAACAGACGCCGATGCGCGGTCACCCGGTGTTTATCGCCCAGCATGCCACCGCTACCTGCTGTCGTGGCTGCCTTGCGAAATGGCACGCGATTGCGCCGGGCCAGCCGTTATCGCCCGCGCAGCAGCAGTATGTGGTTGATGTGATTTATCACTGGCTGGTTGTCCAGATGAATTCGCCGCGCTGACGGCTGTTGCGCAACACCCTATGGCGGAAAACAAGCATGCTAAGCTTTAGGCTATTTCCGACGCTACTTCGGGCTGCTCCCTGCGCCCGCGACAGGAATTGAGATTTGATGCGAGCTTTATTGTCCTCCTGGCGTCCGTTCAGGGAAGAGACCCCGCTAATAAATGCGGGCATGATTTTTGCGCTGACCACGCTGTTCTACTTTATCGGCGCGATGATGCGCCTGGTCGAAGAGCTCTCGCTCTTCTGGCCGCTGAACGCGGTGATGGCAGGCCTCTTTGCCCGTTATGCTTTTTTGCACCGCTGGCACTACTACGTAATCAGCTATATTGCGATGTTGGTTTATGATGCCGTGACCACCAGTTGGGGCACGGCGTCGCTTATCATCAACTTCTCCAATATGGTGTTTATCATCACCATGGCGCAGCTTATCAGTTGGGAGCGTCGCCAGATGGCGAAAACGCCGCAGCCTATCAATGCGCTAAAACTCTTTAGTTACTGTCTGGTGGCCGCGCTGCTCTGCGCCTTCTTTGGCGCGCTGGGGTCGGTAGGCATTAACGACCAGGGGTTCTGGCCGCTGCTGGCGGACTGGTTTGGCGAGCAGTTTTCCACGGGTGTGCTGATCTTGCCGTGCCTGCTGACCATGACGCGCCCGCGGATAGCGCTGAAATTTTCGCTACCCCAAATGATGCCGGTTCTCGCTCTGGCGGTTTCGGTCACCGCTTCGGTAGTCATTGGCGGTGCCGGAAGCCTTGCGTTTCCGCTGCCGGCGCTGATCTGGTGTGCGGTGCGCTATTCTCTGCCGTTGACGTGCCTGGTCACGCTTATTACCGGCGGGCTGGAGATTATTCTGGTCTCCAGCGGGCAGATCGACATTCATGTCCATTCGCC is a genomic window containing:
- a CDS encoding DUF4186 domain-containing protein — translated: MADFDALFARLARSTFRSRFRLGVKERLYCEEKGAETIAAHAADFVARRLAPALPHNDGKQTPMRGHPVFIAQHATATCCRGCLAKWHAIAPGQPLSPAQQQYVVDVIYHWLVVQMNSPR
- a CDS encoding diguanylate cyclase, translating into MRALLSSWRPFREETPLINAGMIFALTTLFYFIGAMMRLVEELSLFWPLNAVMAGLFARYAFLHRWHYYVISYIAMLVYDAVTTSWGTASLIINFSNMVFIITMAQLISWERRQMAKTPQPINALKLFSYCLVAALLCAFFGALGSVGINDQGFWPLLADWFGEQFSTGVLILPCLLTMTRPRIALKFSLPQMMPVLALAVSVTASVVIGGAGSLAFPLPALIWCAVRYSLPLTCLVTLITGGLEIILVSSGQIDIHVHSPFDIPQMFSARLGVATMAICPVIVSVSVEAINRLMRQVSLRADFDFLTRVYSRSGLYEALRKEEKRFAGKHLSVMLMDIDYFKSVNDSYGHECGDRVLTSFAQKVQQELGERGLVARMGGEEFVVVAVTEDAKAGKKLAEKLRKAVESNLFKWRQQMLHLTMSVGIGHGMPDPRQLTESFNELLAEADEHLYRSKKRGRNCTTDSHYSVPEERAPAAT